The sequence ACAATACCATTACCTGCTTTAACAGAAATCAGTGTTTTGTACATTACTGTTGAAGTAGGATTTGTTGAAGGAATCAAGCCTGCCACTACACCCAGTGGGACAGCAACTTCCATAATACCTTCTTCGGTGTTTTCACTTAAAATACCAATCGTTTTCATGTGTTTGATTTTCTCAAATACAATTTTAGAACCAAAAGTATTTTTAACCACTTTATCCTGCCAAATACCAAAACCAGTTTCTTCATGAGCCATCTTCGCTAATTTTTCACTGTTTTCATAACACGCATTGGCAATTGCATGGCAAATATCGTTAATTTTTTCTTGTGGGAATGTAGCTAATTGCTGTTGTGCTTTTTTAGAAGCAGCTAATAGATCGCGTACTTCTTGAATTGATGCAAGATCTTTATCTAATATCATTCGTTGTCACCACTTTCTGAATGGTCTAATAAGGCTTTTACTAGCTTCGCTTTATTAGCAAATTTAATATCACCTTTTTTAATCGCCTTCACTTGTTTTTCTAACGCTAATTTTCGCAATTGATCGACCTTCATTTTTTCCAATTGTTGTAATTTAGTCATTGAAGAAGCTGTTGTTTTCTTTTCAGGCACTGTTTCAACCGTTTGTTTCACTTTTTTTTTTTCAATCAGTAAGGCCTGTGTGTCAGCATCCATGCGAGCAATCACATGACTGGATAATAAACAACCCAGTGACTCTGCAACAACACGTCCACTTTCCACTCCAGCGGTAACCGCACCAACATCCCCCATGACTTGGATGGTAGTTAAGCCGCCACTGATTTTTTCGGCATTGACCAATTCAACATCTGCTGCTTTTAATGTGGCATCCGCCGTTGCAATTGCACCGAGATAGCCATACACTTCAATTAAGCCTAGCGCTCTATTTTCCATAAAAATCCCCTACCTTTTAATAATTTAGTGGATTTTCAGCCACTTCAATCACTGCACGTTCAAACGCATCACATGCTGCTGAACAAGCAGATTGTGAACCTGTTAATAGTGCGCCAACAAAGTTTGTTTCTGAAGGCGGTCCATAAAATGCAGCCAAACTAACATCTGCTGCTTTTAATGCAAAATCTAAGGCATAAAGGGCTTCCATCGGTGGTGCAATTAAATAAGCAATCGCTTCACCCTCAGTAATGTTAGCTTCTTTCGCTAAATGACTTCCTGTACGTGCAATACAATAGGCTAAGTAAGGCACAGAATCATCGTCATTTGCGCTAATAAAAGAAGGACCATTTTCAATTGTTGCCAGCGCAACATCCAACCCACTTTTCACTTCAGCGGGACTTGGACCAGCAATAATTCCAATCACTTCACCCGCTAATTTTGTTTGAGCATTCCCAGCACCGCCATAAAAACTACGCGCATAAACGACATCTACAGGTACTGCTTTTGTTGCTTCATCTAATGCAATGTAAGTGACATCATCACAATCAGCAGTAATAATTCCTAAACTCCGTTGTGCCGGGTTAAGATTCAATTGTTTTGCCATTGCTTCATCAACGTTTGAAATGATTTTCGCACTCAATACTGTCGTTCCTAATCGATCTGCTTTCATCTACTTTTCCTCCGCTCTTTAGCTTTCTTTTAAGTCGATTCCTGATTTTTGTTTATCGAGCATTTCTTTGATTAATTCAGCAACAAATGCACCGGCTTCAACAGGTGGTGTTCCACCTTTATGAATGTTTGAAATAACGGTACGACGTGCTTCTGGCATTCCCACAGTTGGACGGTAAGCGATATAAGCACTCATTGATTCTGCTGTGACTAACCCAGGACGTTCACCAATTAGTAAACAGACAACGCCGGCATCTGTTAATTCGCCAATTTGATCCATTGCATGTACACGACAATGTTTAACAAAAATGACTTCATTAAATTCAAGGTTAAACATTTTTAAGCCTTGTTTAATAGAAGGTAAAATTTCACGAATGTTAGCTCCAATTGCAGCTGAACTTAACCCATCCCCTACAACGACTTGGATTTTAGCTGCTTTCGTCGTATGACTCGTGATTTTTTGAGCCATTTCCTCAGAGAAAACGCGGCCCAGATCGGGGCGGGTCACATACTCATCTTTATCACGACACAGTGTTTCGGTTGAAACAAATTGCATCTCTTCTACAAGCGCTTCATCTACATATGAGAACACGGCATCTTGAGCAGCGGCATGATCGGCACGGAAACGTAACACCGATTGTGTTTTATAACGTGTACCTGCACGACCTAAACCTAAACGTGCGGGTGTAAATTGTTTCATTTTCATATAACCCGCTTTATCACGCGGATTCTCTACCATAAATTGTTCTTTAATGACTACTTCTGTAATATCAGGAATCATCCCATCTTCCACAACGGAAACAGCATTATTTGGTGTTTCGCTTTTTGGATTTTCTGGTGTTTTTTCCGTTTTCGCTCCTGTCATTTCAGTTAAGATATCTTCAATCATTACTTTTAAGTCTTTTTCGTTCAAAATACTCACCCTTTCGTTATTATTTGAGGAAGATTGATGCGTCACCGGCACGGCTTGTTAATTTACCATTTTCACTCAAGCCCATTTTTTCCATCCATTGATCAAATTCACTGATTGGTTTTAAGCCAAAGGTATCGCGTAATGTTGCCGTTTCATGATAGCCTGTTGTTTGATAGTTCAACATGACATCATCCCCATGTGGAATACCCATAATGTAGGTACAGCCTGCAGCTGTTAATAAAACAGACAAGTTTTCGATGTCATTTTGGTCCGTTTTCATATGATTGGTGTAACACACATCAACACCCATCGAAATACCTGTTAATTTACCCATAAAATGATCTTCAAGTCCGGCACGAATCACTTGTTTTGAGTCATATAAATACTCGGGTCCGATGAAGCCAACCACTGTATTAACTAAAAACGGATCGTATTTTTTAGCGAAGCCATAACAACGTGCTTCCATTGTTAATTGATCACAACCATAATGGGCATCTGATGATAACTCAGAACCTTGACCTGTTTCAAAGTACATCACGTTTGGTCCAGCAGCCATTCCAGTTTCTAATGCCATTTGGTTCGCATCGCTAATCGTTCCCCCATCAAAACCAAACGCTGTATTCCCTTTTTCAGAGCCAGCAATTGATTGGAATACTAAACCAGTAGGTGCGCCTTGTTTCATTGCTTCCATTTGTGTTTTAACATGAGCAAGCACACACGTTTGTGTTGGAATATCCCATTCAGAACGGAATTCTTCAAAACGATGTAACACACGTTTCACACTTTCAGTTGAATCATCTACAGGATTTAAACCGATTACTGCATCACCAATCCCATAAGATAAACCTTCCATTAACGATGCCATAATACCATCTGGATCATCTGTTGGATGATTGGGTTGTAAACGTGCTGAGAAAGTTCCTGCACGACCAATTGTAGTATTGGCCGTTTTTTCGATATGAATTTTTTTAGCTGCAACAACTAAATCGAGATTCGACATTAATTTTGTGACTGCCGCAATCATTTCTGCAGTTAAACCACGTGAAATATGTTTAATGTTAAAGTCTGTTGTGTTTGTATCAAGCAACCATTCGCGGAATTCTTCAACCGTCCAATTTTTAATACTTTCATAAATACGGAGATTGACTTGGTCAACAATAATACGTGTCACTTCATCTTTTTCATACGGTACTGCAGGGTTATTAAATAAATCCTTTAATTGCAACTGTGCCAGCACAACTTTTGCTGCTACACGTTCTTCTGCTGAGTTTGCCGCGACACCAGCTAAGCGGTCACCCGATTTTTCTTCATTGGCTTTCGCCATTACTTCCATTACTGATTGAAAAGCATACACTTTTCCAAATAAACTTGTTTTTAAAATCATTTTATTTCCTCCTTTAATTTTGTTGCTTGAAGTCACTTATTAATTGCCTCATTTTCCTAAGTGATGCATGTGCTTCTCTTCAGTCTGCCTTAATTGAAGACGAGTGTTTTAACGATAACAGGTAACACTTTTCCTTCTGCTACCGGTAAACCAATGTCAATATAGTCGCCATTTTCTACCTTGACACTGTCAAGACAAACAAAGGGATGCGCTTGTGGTAATTCAGCAAACAATGCTTGACCTAACGCTTTTGCCATATCTTGAGCAACAACAATCACAACTGGATAGTTCTTCTCAATAAGGGGCTGTAAACCTGTGACAATTGCCTTCGCTAGGGATTGGATACGTGTAAAGCTTGGGCTGGGTTCACCTTCAAATCCTAAAGCTATCATTTGAAACTCTTCATTTACCTTGTACCAACCGAGTTTTTCAGTGATACTCTTCGCCAACGGTTCACTTTCTAAACGGTTGTCTGCATCAGTTAGTTTTAATACTGGTAAATTTCGTAGCGGCAAACTCGCACCTGTATACGAAATCGTACTGCCGCTGATTTCTGCGGTATGCGAACCTGCACCAACAACGGTGGCTCGAATCGTTTCAACTGAAGGAATAATTGCCATTGCTTGAAACGCTGATGATTGAGCAATTGCCCAACCTAATAACTGCCCCATATCACCAAATTCAAACGGATCACTTCCCAGCTCAACAGCGATACAGTCGGCAACCCCGCCAGAGAATGATACATAATCACTTGCCACATTACTTGTTAAGCCATGGTGCGTAATTGATTGTTCATAATAAGGGCTTTTTTCAGCTGCACCAATGCTTTGAGCCAATATACATGCCATTTCTTGTGCTAATGGTGTTAACTTTTTAACGCTGGCTGTTTGACCCACTTTGATATCCCAACCTGCAGAAGCAATAACCCGTTTGATTTTCTCTGTAATAAAAGTGATTTCACGGGTGTCTGGATTGATTTTAACTAAGCGCCCTCCGATATCAAAACAAGCGGTATCGATCAGTTCTCCATCAGTAAACACAGCTAGATTAGTCGTACCACCACCAATATCGAGGTTGACCACCGATTTGCGCGTTTTTTCTGAATACGTATGTGCACCTGCACCTTTAGCTGCAATAATACTTTCTAAATCTGGTCCCGCTGTTGCCACTACAAAATCTCCTGAAAAACCACTTAATGCCTCTAGAACTAAGGCTGAATTTTCTTTTCGCGCGGTTTCACCTGTGATGATAACGGCACCCATTTGGATGTGTTCTTTTTTAATACCTGCTTTTTGGTATTGTTGAGAAACAAATGTTTTAATTGCTTCTGCATCAATCACTTCTTCTGAAAGAAGCGGCGTGAATATAATATCACTGCGATAAATCACGCGTTTATCAGAAATAGTAATTCGCGGCACACTGAAGGCGGATGCGAGGTTTTCAATCGTTAATTCCGACAATACGAGTTGTGTGGTTGACGTTCCTAAATCGATCCCGACAGTTAACATCTTTTCTAACATAACTTTGCCTCCTCTAAAAAAAGATGCTTGAAGAAAGCACATACAACCTATAGTCGCATGTTACTGTTCTCCAAGCATCTTTGCCTGAATCACTTAAACGTCACTGTTCAAGTGTGTTTTTAAAGAGAATATGGGTCGTTGTCCCTTTTTCTCCTGATGAGATTGATAATTTACCTTTTAATTTTTCGCTGACATAACTTTTAATAATCATTAAACCTAAACTTGTTTGACCCGCGGTTTTGGTATTATAGCCACAGCCAAAATCAGTAATTGTTAAATCAACAATTTGATTGTGTTTTTTCACGGTAATTATCACACGCCCCATACTGCCTTGCGGATACGCATATTCGTAAACGTTTTGGAGTATTTCATTGATAACAAGTGATAAACTCACCATCTGATTACCATTTAAGTAGATGTTATCCGTCATTATTATCTCAAGTGTTAGCGGTTGAATATTAGTAAATAACCGTTCAATATTATGAGAGATCGATGTTAGAATGGGTTTTAGCTCTAACGCATCCTCCACTTGCATTGATAACATTTCATGTGTTTGAGCAATCACCAACATACGATTAATGCTCTCTTGCAGTGCAATTTTAGCCTCTTCGCTTGTCACTCGTCTTGCTTGTATTCTTAGCAATGAAACAACAGACTGTAAAATATTTTTAACGCGATGATGTATTTCCAAAATAGCAACTGACTTCGAAATAATTTCTGCTTCTTTGTTTTTGATATCTGTGACATCCCGAATAATCATCATCAATTGATCATCGTGCTTCGTCCATATCTTTTTAATGGACAAGTGGTAATTATCATATTTAATGACTGTCTCTGTTTCATGTTTTTGACGTTCTAATTGATACAGTAAAAAATCATAAGTAGTGCTATCCAGCGCTAAATTATCATAATGTAACCCCTGAATTCTACCGATATACCCAATCTGTTGATAAAAAAGATGAGCTGCTCTATTTGCTTTAATGAGAATCCCTTGATTATCAAACACAAGTAGTTCTTCGTTGATTTCATCTGCTAAGATGGCATCTTCTAAATGGAAGAAGGGTTCAACTTGAAGACTCGTTCTTTTATGGGGTTCTCGTGCTGCTTCCTCAACAATCAAAACACCTATTGTACGGCAATCATTCCGAATAGGATACACTGTTTGTTTGATTAAACGCTGTTCTTGACTATTTGCATATAGCCCCATCGAATTTAAACTTGTTGTCATCGTACGATAAACACCGGGTTCATTTTTTTTATTCGCTTCCAAACCCACAACATTACCTTGATAAAGAGATGGTAAACAAACGGGTCGTTTATGATAAACAACCACTGCTTCGCGAGTCACCTGATCAAAAATATCAATAAAAACATCTACTTCTTCATATCGAGATGATGTTTCAAGTTCTTCTGAAACACGGACGAGTTCTGCAATATCTGCCGAGCTTAAATCCAAATGTTTTTCACAAAGACGTCTCAGTTCTGCTTTACTCATCGGTCATCACGATCAACTCAGCGATTTCACTCATGCGACACCGTTTATTCATGCTCAATTCACGGATTGTTTTATAAGCGTCATCCTCTGTCATATGGTCGCGCAACATCAAGCACCCCTTTGCTTTTTCAATAATTTTACGCTCATCAAGTTTTAAGGATAATTTTTCAATTTTTTTGATAAGATTTGTGGTTTCTTGTCCTTTTGCGATAGCCATTTCAACCGTGGGAATTAATGATTTTTCATGCAGAGGTTTCACGAGATACCCGATTGCACCTGCTTTTTTTGCTCGTTCTGTATGTTCAACACCACTAAATGCCGATAAAAAGATAATACCTTGTGCTAACTGGTCAGCGAGAATTTTTTTACCTGCTTTTAAACCATCTAAAATTGGCATTTGTATATCCATAATGATTAAATCGGGGCGATGTTTTTACATGCTTCAATTGCTTCGAAACCATCTGAAGCTTCAGCCACTACGTCGTAACCCGCTTCTTCCAATACATCACGAATATCCATTCTTGTAATAGGTTCATCATCGACTACTACAATGCGTCCATTCATCACGTCACGTCCATTTCTATCTCGTATTGTGTTGCTATGTTCTGGTGATTTTTGTGCCTGTAAATCCGAGTATCGTTTGTAAACCAACTAACACTTCACTGATAGCTGCTTCAACAGATGATACATCGCCTGTTAAAACAACAGAACCACTAAAACGGTCGATAAAACCAATCTCGACGGCTCCTGCTTTTGTCGCAATATCAACAGCTATTATTGCTGCCTCACTAGGCGTAATCGTTAAAATACCAATCGCACCATAACTTTCATCGGCTAAACCAAGTTTTGTATAGATTTCGCGGTTAGGGCTCGCAATAATATGTGCCAAAGTGACTTGTTTACCAGGAACATATTCTTGAATCATACGTTGTTTTTCTTGTTCAGACATTGTTTCACCTCTTTACTAAAATTAAAAAAGCTCCTAAACAAACAAAATATCGGTTGATATCTCGTAGGTTAGGAGCTCCATTGCTCTAATTAGCGACACATCCTTGTGTCTTATACCATTATTATAGTGATTGTTAAAATTGATGTCAAGATGATGCCGAGTGCTGAAAAATTTTTTAAAGGACATGTCGTAAAATCGACACAACTTCATCATTTGTCGGTACACGTGGATTAGTTGCTGTACAACCATCAACGAGTGCAGCTGTTGCTATTTCAACTTCTAGCGCTGTGATTGTGTCTACTGTAACACCACATTGTTTTAATGTGGCTGGCATTTCAAGTGTTTGTCGTAATTTTTCAATCGCTCGCATCAAGTTTTTAACTGCCACGCGTCTATTCGTGATGGACAATCCCAACAATTTTGCCAAATGTGCGTAACGTTCTGCTGCAAGATTAGCGGGTACACCCTGTACCTCGTCAATATGACTGTTATAGCGAATAATGGCTGGCATTAATACGGTATTTAAACGACCATGAGCGATATGTAATTTGGCCCCCGCTGCATGTGCAATCCCGTGGTTAATTCCGAGTGATGCCATATTAAATGCCATTCCGGCCATGCACGAAGCCATATGCATTTTCTCACGCGCTTCCATGTCAGCACCATTTTTATAAGCACGCGGTAAGTATTCAAAAACAAGCTGTACTACTTTTTCAGCTAAAGCGTCACTCACATCGTTCGCGTTGGTCGAAACATAGGCTTCTAAAGCATGTGTTAACACATCCATTCCTGTATCCGCTGTAATATGAGGTGGCACTGATTTCACAAGGTTTGTTTCGAGAATCGCAATATCTGGTAAAATTGCGTTTGTGACAAGTGGATATTTAACGCCTTTATCAGCACTGGTAATAATCGAAAAATTCGTGACTTCAGAGCCAGTTCCGCTCGTTGTTGGAATAACAATGAACTGTGTGCCTTTTAGATTGCGTAAGGTTTCACCGAAATATTTCATCGCTTTCGCCGCATCGATTGCTGAACCGCCCCCCACTGCTAAAATAATATCAGCAGCAAATTCTGCCATTGTATCAATGCCTTTAACCACTGTTTCAATCGGTGGATCTGGTGTTATTTCACTAAAAACAAGATGTTCGACTGATTGTTGCAAACGGCTTGTGACTTGTTCGATCATACCTGATGATACGATAAATGGATCAGTGACAATAAACACTTTTTTGTTTGCGATTGTTGCCAAATGTCCCAATGCATCTTCCCCTGTGTATACCGTTGTTTTAATGCTAATTTCTTTCATTTTCTATTCCTCCTTAAATAAGACCGTAAAAAAGAAGCTCGAAAGAACTGCCAGAATGACAGCCTTTAAGCTTCTTTGCTTTGCACACATACAACAATGTATGTGTCTATTTATTTGGTGTAGCTGTTAGTGTACATTAAATAAGGCATTCACAAAACGACCTTGTTTTGATCCACTTACGCCATTGGAAGTGACATGCCCATTGCTTTTAAGTTGCACTTCAGTGTGCTGGCATCGGTACACATTCACTTGCTACTGCGTTGTTAAAACAATGGGCGTCTTCAATTTCGAAAAACAGCCTGTTTTACCACGAAACAGTCCGCAATAGCAGAATACAATCAAAGACCTGACTTAAAGCACAATGTACTTATCACAGTGGCGGGACCGCGTTGGATTTACACCAAACTTCCATTTTTGTATTCTAAATACTATTTGTGTAGGAATTACCAAGTTAGTTCATTCTAACTGATTCCAGTCTAGCATGCGCATCTTGAAAATTCAAGCTTTAAAAATTATGAAAAACCTTATCTGAATTTTGATAAAAGACATCTGTTTGGCCTTGACGCGTATTGACCGCACGAGCTACTGCATAAAAATAATCTGAGAGGCGATTAAGGAAACGTAAGGCCGCCCCATTTATTTCTTCTTCTTGTAATAGTGCGACAACATGACGTTCGGCACGACGGGTCGTTGTTCGAGCCACATGTAATAACGCAGCATCTCGTGTGCCTCCTGGTATGATAAAATGTTCAATCATTGGGGGTTCATCCGCATAAACATCGATGCGCCCTTCAAGCCAAATAACATCCTTTTCACTTAAGCGATACGCACGATGACCCGCTGGTGTTGCCAAGTCTGTGCCACAATCAAATAACAGTTGTTGAATCGTTTCGATATCGTAACAAATATCAGCATGCAGCGGATTAAGTTGTATTAACGTATAACCCAACCATGCGTTTAATTCATCAATCGTTCCGTAAGATGCCACACGTTCCGAAGATTTAGCAACACTTGTACCCCCGACCAGTTTTGTTTGACCCGCATCACCTGTTTTTGTATAAAGTTTCATTTAATTTCTTCCTCCTCTAGATAAGCTAATAACTCCTTAACACCCATTTCATCCACAGCTGATAAGCAAAAAACTTGGCGTGCCCCTGCTTCACGCAAGCGTTGTTTCGTTTGTTGTATCACTGCATCGGATTCAGCAATATCAGTTTTTGACACAATCCCAATGACTGGTTTTGGAAAGATACTACCAAATCCGGGTGAATAAACTTGTGTTTTATCTGTGGCACTTTGCATTAAAGCGATAACATCAGCTTCTGCTGCAGTAACTGATAATGCACTGTAATACTGGCGATGTAAAATATATTCCCCTGGCGTGTCAATAATATCAAGGTAAAAAGCCACTGCCTGTGTTTTATCATACTGTAAAGCGAGCCCTAACATTCTTTGTGATAATGTCGTTTTCCCGCAACCTACTGGGCCCATAAAGATAACTTTTTTCAACTTAAACCCACCTTCTTCCAGATTTATTTTCAAAAAAAAGACCCAAACTTTCCGATGGTAAACATCGGAAAATCTGGGCCTCTTTGCCAATCACGTCGTGTACGTCTTTGTACACCGATATTAAAATGATAGCTTAATCATACTGTTTATTTTTTTATTTGTCAATTTTGATTTTTGTCATTTATAAGTGAAAAAACAGTTGTTACACACCTCAATGGGATTGCAACAACTGCTATCAGTCTTTTTATAAATTTTCACCATTGCTGGCAATGACTTCTTTATACCAGTTAAAACTTTTTTTCTTCGAGCGTGCCATTGTGCCACTACCATCATCATGTTTATCTACATAGATAAAACCATAACGTTTTTTGTACTCACCTGTTGTAAAGGATACACAATCGATACATCCCCACGGTGTATAACCCATTAAATCCACACCATCTAAAGTGACAGCTTTTGTCATTTCTTCGATATGTGCCTTTAAGTAAGCAATGCGATAATCGTCGTTAATTGTCCCATCAGCTTCAGGCGTATCAATTGCACCAAATCCATTTTCCACAATGAATAATGGTAATTGATAACGTTCATGTAGTAAGTTCAAAGCATAACGCAAACCAACCGGATCAATTTGCCAGCCCCAATCTGATACTTTAACATGCGGATTGGGAACACTCCCTTCAAAACCAGCCGTTGCGGTGCCTTCACCTTTAACACCTGCACGTACAGTATTGGTCATGTAATAACTTAGACCGACATAATCGACCGTTCCAGCACGTAAAGCGGCACTATCTTCTGCTGTAATCTCAATATTGAAACCTTTACGCTCCCACTCTTTATAAGCGTAACTTGGGTATTCACCTCGAACATGTACATCCCCAAACAGGTAACGATCATGCATTGATTCAACTGATAACATCATATCATCAGGGTGACATGAATACGGATATAGCGGCACAACTGCAATCATACAACCGATTTGCATGTCTTTGTTAATTTCATGACCTATTGTCACAACTTTTGCACTTGCTACTAATTGATGATGCACGACTTGATACATCGTTTCCTCCGGGTTTTCCGCATCATTAAAAATAACACCTGAGTTTGTGTAACCGAATAACGGTGCTTTAAAACTCTTTTGATTGTTAATTTCATTGAATGTCATCCAGTATTTAACTTTTTTCTGATAACGACGCATGACCACCTCTGAATAATGGACAAAAAAATCAATGACTTGACGGTTTTTCCAACCGCCGTATGCTGTCACTAAATGATTTGGCATTTCAAAATGTGATAATGTTACAACGGGTTCGATACCATATTTAAGCAATTCATCAAATAAGTCATCATAAAATTGTAAA comes from Brochothrix thermosphacta DSM 20171 = FSL F6-1036 and encodes:
- a CDS encoding 6-phospho-beta-glucosidase, with the protein product MTKLNDDFLWGGAVAAHQVEGAWNVGGKGPSIADVLTGGAHGVDRIITTEIEYKYRYPNHEAVDFYHTYKEDIALFAEMGFKCFRTSIAWSRIFPKGDETEANEAGLQFYDDLFDELLKYGIEPVVTLSHFEMPNHLVTAYGGWKNRQVIDFFVHYSEVVMRRYQKKVKYWMTFNEINNQKSFKAPLFGYTNSGVIFNDAENPEETMYQVVHHQLVASAKVVTIGHEINKDMQIGCMIAVVPLYPYSCHPDDMMLSVESMHDRYLFGDVHVRGEYPSYAYKEWERKGFNIEITAEDSAALRAGTVDYVGLSYYMTNTVRAGVKGEGTATAGFEGSVPNPHVKVSDWGWQIDPVGLRYALNLLHERYQLPLFIVENGFGAIDTPEADGTINDDYRIAYLKAHIEEMTKAVTLDGVDLMGYTPWGCIDCVSFTTGEYKKRYGFIYVDKHDDGSGTMARSKKKSFNWYKEVIASNGENL